Proteins encoded by one window of Candidatus Nitrosocosmicus hydrocola:
- a CDS encoding NAD+ synthase: MNNERILDKITEFLRQEVNSRNANSVVIGISGGIDSSVTAYLAAKALGPKNVLGLLLPDYSVTPKIDMKHGLEISRVLGINHKLIEIGKGKKLLLRGFPNDKMARGNFLVRLRMAILYYYAAVNGGLVLGTADKSELQLGYFTKYGDGGADIFPIADLYKTEVREFARFLNIPDAIISKKSSARIWRGQTAEGEIGVSYNKIDLILKNIQYDNISNNSKLPAIKGVTKKDLKLVIDWIQGNRHKHEIPIPICMLG; encoded by the coding sequence ATGAATAACGAGAGAATATTAGACAAAATTACCGAATTTTTACGCCAAGAAGTTAATTCTAGAAATGCCAACTCAGTAGTAATTGGAATAAGTGGCGGTATAGATTCTTCAGTAACTGCTTATTTGGCTGCCAAAGCGCTTGGTCCTAAGAATGTTCTAGGACTCTTACTTCCTGATTATTCAGTTACCCCCAAAATTGACATGAAACATGGGTTAGAGATTTCAAGAGTATTGGGAATAAATCACAAATTAATTGAAATTGGAAAGGGAAAAAAGTTGTTGTTGAGAGGATTTCCCAATGACAAAATGGCTCGAGGAAATTTTCTGGTGAGACTCAGAATGGCAATATTATATTATTATGCGGCAGTAAATGGAGGACTGGTGCTGGGAACTGCAGACAAGAGTGAATTACAATTAGGATATTTTACTAAGTATGGAGACGGCGGAGCAGACATATTTCCAATTGCAGATTTATATAAAACTGAAGTCAGAGAATTCGCAAGATTCTTGAATATTCCTGATGCAATAATAAGTAAGAAAAGTAGTGCTAGAATTTGGAGAGGCCAAACTGCTGAGGGTGAAATAGGTGTCTCATATAACAAAATAGATTTGATACTGAAGAATATTCAGTATGACAATATATCAAATAACTCGAAACTTCCTGCTATTAAAGGCGTGACGAAAAAAGATCTCAAATTAGTCATTGATTGGATTCAAGGTAACCGGCATAAACATGAAATACCAATACCAATTTGCATGCTGGGATAG
- a CDS encoding winged helix-turn-helix transcriptional regulator, with translation MNEKRLNLNHNSSNDNNEKYLVKKVQKVVEKNQTLKAVKSNKMILDSTNLGIIEALINNGDIKSSEIAAKLKIPLSTIQRRKSNLEKSSILKKNYTVDLKKMGLRVAEISVATKRGLSQNVLDNFYIKHKQNIIDMALRIGNPDTNVSFRVAYRDSIELFSLLEEIKEMEMVSMVQWSEYITEKRNEKASFSELL, from the coding sequence ATGAATGAGAAAAGATTAAATCTTAACCACAATTCTTCTAATGACAATAATGAAAAATACCTCGTAAAGAAAGTTCAGAAAGTGGTAGAAAAGAATCAGACTCTCAAGGCTGTAAAATCAAATAAAATGATTTTGGATAGTACTAATTTAGGTATCATTGAGGCATTAATTAACAATGGAGATATAAAGAGCTCAGAAATTGCGGCAAAATTAAAGATCCCTCTTTCCACAATTCAGAGAAGGAAGAGTAATTTAGAAAAGAGCTCCATTTTGAAAAAGAATTATACAGTAGATCTAAAGAAAATGGGTCTAAGGGTAGCAGAAATTTCGGTAGCTACAAAAAGAGGTTTGAGTCAAAATGTATTGGATAACTTCTATATCAAGCACAAACAAAATATCATAGATATGGCACTCAGAATTGGAAATCCAGACACAAATGTTTCATTTCGAGTTGCTTATAGAGATTCAATCGAACTTTTTAGTCTGCTTGAGGAAATCAAGGAAATGGAAATGGTTAGTATGGTTCAATGGTCAGAATATATAACTGAAAAAAGAAATGAAAAAGCCTCATTTTCTGAACTACTCTGA
- a CDS encoding helicase-related protein produces MNAVDDSVSNLETNSFPSILFLKFPFTLKADQLAAVESWVENGYRGTILYSTGTGKTEIAFECAKRLLVESPNLTNNINASDEELTQNSQINTKSTISVEKIKKLNEHDPLQFNGVDQISYSFFNILILVPRISLIDQTINRLVSYGIPETKIGSYFGDRKQKREIMVSTYNSVVRNPILIKRSSMIILDEVHLIKDSSKSFIKLFDYVIEDPKKGILGLTATLDENDHNNSTIMAIIPPIIKYPIKNAVKDKRLAKPVVIPIKVSLTDQERKNYENFTTKIKNISNRFKRYDVDSMTSLLRKGGFASGMAKAWFSNVRKRKLLLSYAENKLSAASNIIENKFPDEKIMVFSETLESIQKLKQVLIERGIESKIIDAKVRASERQRILNQWGISFNVLLSVHTLEIGYDVPQVRIEIILATTSNINQIVQRIGRVLRKYEGKSIALIYIVYIPDTKDDRVIDVVAKAIYPKDELSTRKISSLKRYEHLKIKTIKRSSNDINFKSKESEHTRKNSKDKSFLSEEKKGKDMSDRKATKVIGDEGKDNQNAKRINKAYQIVEQTLKEKSLIIEEIELDSTTNGTDENVHDSIRYKKKDIRIFKVKSTSNKNKTYVVNLDKPSCTCADYLFRNLKCKHILATEFTNIEK; encoded by the coding sequence ATGAATGCGGTCGATGATTCAGTATCCAATTTAGAAACAAATTCATTTCCATCTATCCTTTTCCTTAAATTTCCCTTTACCTTAAAAGCTGATCAACTTGCTGCCGTAGAATCCTGGGTTGAAAATGGTTATCGAGGAACTATATTATATAGCACAGGTACTGGCAAGACAGAGATTGCTTTTGAATGTGCAAAAAGATTGTTAGTTGAATCTCCCAACCTAACGAATAACATAAACGCATCAGATGAGGAGTTGACCCAAAACTCTCAAATTAACACAAAAAGTACTATTAGTGTAGAAAAAATCAAAAAGTTGAATGAGCATGACCCTTTGCAATTCAATGGAGTAGATCAGATTTCATACTCATTTTTTAATATCTTGATATTGGTACCAAGAATTTCACTGATCGACCAAACAATTAACCGATTAGTATCTTATGGAATACCTGAAACTAAAATTGGATCGTATTTTGGGGATCGCAAACAAAAAAGGGAAATAATGGTAAGCACATATAACAGTGTAGTTAGAAATCCAATTTTAATTAAGCGATCTAGTATGATTATTTTAGACGAGGTTCATTTAATAAAAGACTCTTCAAAATCTTTTATTAAATTATTTGACTATGTAATTGAAGATCCTAAAAAAGGCATATTGGGACTAACTGCTACTTTAGACGAAAATGATCATAATAATAGTACAATTATGGCGATAATTCCACCCATAATCAAATACCCGATTAAAAATGCAGTTAAAGACAAGAGACTAGCGAAACCTGTTGTTATACCCATAAAAGTTTCCCTTACTGACCAAGAAAGAAAAAATTATGAAAACTTTACTACAAAAATAAAGAATATTTCTAATCGCTTTAAACGGTATGATGTGGATTCGATGACTAGTTTGTTAAGAAAAGGTGGATTTGCAAGCGGAATGGCAAAAGCATGGTTTTCAAATGTGAGAAAGAGAAAACTATTGTTAAGCTATGCAGAAAATAAATTGTCAGCTGCCTCAAATATAATTGAAAATAAATTTCCTGATGAAAAAATAATGGTATTCAGTGAGACTTTAGAATCCATCCAAAAGCTAAAGCAAGTCCTTATAGAAAGAGGAATCGAATCAAAGATTATAGATGCCAAAGTTCGAGCTTCTGAACGCCAACGAATACTAAACCAATGGGGAATTTCGTTTAACGTCTTGTTATCTGTACACACTTTGGAGATCGGTTATGACGTACCTCAAGTAAGAATAGAAATAATTCTCGCAACAACCTCCAATATTAACCAAATTGTTCAGAGAATAGGTAGGGTTCTCAGAAAATATGAAGGAAAAAGCATTGCCTTGATCTATATCGTGTATATTCCAGATACGAAAGATGATCGGGTTATCGATGTAGTCGCGAAGGCCATTTATCCAAAGGATGAATTGAGTACTAGAAAAATATCCAGCTTGAAGCGGTATGAACATTTGAAGATAAAGACCATCAAAAGATCGTCTAACGACATTAATTTCAAGTCAAAAGAAAGCGAACATACCCGAAAGAATAGTAAAGATAAATCATTCCTTTCTGAAGAGAAAAAAGGGAAAGACATGTCTGATCGAAAAGCGACTAAAGTAATAGGAGATGAGGGTAAAGATAATCAAAATGCAAAAAGGATCAATAAAGCATATCAAATAGTAGAACAAACCCTCAAAGAAAAATCCCTAATAATTGAAGAAATCGAACTTGACTCCACCACGAATGGAACAGATGAAAATGTTCATGATTCAATAAGATATAAAAAAAAAGATATTAGAATTTTTAAGGTAAAAAGTACTAGTAATAAAAACAAAACATACGTTGTAAACCTTGACAAACCAAGTTGTACTTGTGCTGACTACCTCTTTCGAAACTTAAAGTGCAAACACATTTTAGCTACTGAATTTACGAATATAGAGAAATAA
- a CDS encoding SDR family NAD(P)-dependent oxidoreductase, whose protein sequence is MSLKGKVVIVTGSSKGIGFEIAKEFSESNGAHVVVCSRSLEQSQMAAKKIKGSTLALEVDVTNESSVNKFVEKITEKFNRINILVNNSGYPYDESIWNKQFHEGTTDELWKILDVDLIGAVRLSRAVIPHMLNRNVNQSTQNSFQNKNEVKGDENGIKIHELETVSLNNQEDSDQTNGGGVIITISSTPAISGRIGGFPYTIAKAGNISLTKCIAKEYGNSNIRAYSLALGNIATKATYEAITQEVRIEAAQEAPMKRWGKPAEVAKVAACIADDNFSFATGNTIVIDGGTVLL, encoded by the coding sequence ATGTCGCTCAAAGGTAAGGTGGTTATCGTTACAGGATCGAGTAAGGGCATAGGATTTGAGATTGCAAAAGAATTTTCAGAAAGTAATGGAGCCCACGTTGTAGTTTGCTCGAGATCTTTAGAACAATCACAAATGGCAGCCAAAAAGATAAAGGGTTCTACTTTGGCTCTAGAAGTCGATGTAACAAACGAGTCAAGTGTGAATAAATTCGTAGAAAAAATAACGGAGAAATTTAATAGAATTAATATCTTGGTAAATAATTCAGGTTACCCTTATGATGAAAGTATTTGGAACAAGCAGTTTCATGAAGGAACTACTGATGAACTTTGGAAAATATTGGATGTCGATTTGATTGGGGCAGTCAGACTCTCAAGAGCTGTGATCCCTCATATGCTAAATCGGAATGTTAACCAATCAACTCAAAACAGTTTTCAAAATAAAAATGAAGTAAAAGGTGATGAAAACGGTATCAAGATTCATGAATTAGAAACGGTTAGTTTGAACAACCAGGAAGATAGTGATCAAACAAATGGTGGTGGAGTAATTATTACAATTTCATCAACACCGGCGATTTCAGGTCGCATAGGTGGTTTTCCGTATACTATAGCAAAGGCCGGAAATATTTCATTGACCAAATGTATTGCAAAGGAATATGGTAATAGCAATATTCGCGCTTACAGTCTAGCTTTAGGAAATATAGCAACCAAAGCTACCTATGAAGCAATAACACAAGAGGTTAGAATCGAGGCAGCCCAGGAGGCACCCATGAAACGGTGGGGCAAGCCAGCGGAGGTAGCAAAAGTTGCCGCATGTATAGCAGATGATAATTTTTCCTTTGCAACTGGCAATACTATTGTTATAGATGGAGGTACCGTTCTCCTCTAG
- a CDS encoding HAD family hydrolase has product MRGILFDMDGVLLDAMPFHADAFQKAFKKLTDIDIDKKDIYILEGMPGPDLIKKVLKKYGIRYSDEKIIKEISELKKDLFNKNEDAKAFEGVKEMLRSLEKNGCIKAVVSGASENEVKSLLEKNQLLDYFDLIISGEDIEDGKPSAEPFIMALNKVNLSAGDALVVENSPLGVNSAVKAGIKYIVTLNNTPLILDDFQNLPQNERDREKVVFKDTKSASDHLYKWCSGNISS; this is encoded by the coding sequence TTGAGAGGAATTTTATTTGATATGGATGGCGTACTGTTAGATGCAATGCCATTTCATGCGGATGCGTTTCAAAAAGCTTTTAAAAAATTAACAGATATTGACATTGATAAGAAGGATATATATATACTTGAAGGAATGCCTGGACCAGACTTGATAAAGAAAGTCTTAAAGAAATACGGTATCAGGTATTCTGATGAAAAAATTATCAAGGAAATAAGTGAACTTAAAAAGGATCTTTTTAACAAAAATGAAGATGCAAAAGCATTTGAAGGTGTGAAAGAAATGTTGCGTTCCTTGGAAAAGAATGGCTGTATAAAAGCAGTAGTAAGCGGAGCATCAGAAAATGAGGTGAAATCACTATTAGAGAAGAATCAACTTTTAGATTATTTTGACCTCATTATTTCGGGAGAGGATATAGAAGACGGCAAACCGAGTGCAGAGCCTTTTATTATGGCTCTTAACAAAGTAAACTTATCTGCTGGAGATGCGCTAGTGGTAGAGAATTCCCCCTTAGGAGTTAACTCAGCAGTAAAGGCGGGTATCAAATATATAGTAACACTAAATAATACTCCCTTAATACTCGATGACTTTCAGAATTTACCGCAAAATGAAAGAGATCGAGAGAAGGTAGTATTCAAGGATACAAAATCCGCCTCCGATCATTTGTACAAATGGTGTAGCGGGAATATTAGTTCTTGA
- a CDS encoding Lrp/AsnC family transcriptional regulator, with protein MISLPKKLRNDEPNRLRGNNGKQPPNDLDTPSKNRYIGKTQKSTDKKIRPNLYNSMKFDLRTRDIGYGGEKEQFPLDRINLKIIEELITNGDIKSSEIAEKIQIPLSTIQRRRTRIEKAILKKTYQMDLTNLGYRTAQIFVDVQKGKAKETGEELLKKYDRNIVNASTRINSSNNLCLEVVYNGSDELHFLLEEIKALPLATKVDWSEQVTMIGDNLSAIIKNTLADRLDEIQASKILA; from the coding sequence ATGATTTCTTTGCCAAAAAAATTACGTAATGACGAACCCAATCGTTTACGGGGAAATAATGGAAAACAACCTCCAAATGATTTAGATACTCCATCTAAAAATAGATATATTGGTAAAACACAAAAAAGTACTGACAAAAAAATCAGACCTAACTTGTATAATAGCATGAAATTCGATTTAAGAACAAGAGATATTGGCTACGGCGGCGAGAAAGAGCAATTCCCACTTGATAGAATAAACCTGAAAATAATTGAAGAGCTAATAACTAATGGTGATATAAAGAGCTCAGAAATTGCAGAAAAGATTCAGATTCCTCTCTCTACTATTCAGAGGAGAAGAACAAGAATTGAAAAGGCCATTTTAAAAAAGACATACCAGATGGATCTTACAAATTTAGGATACAGAACAGCTCAGATTTTTGTTGATGTTCAGAAAGGCAAAGCCAAAGAGACTGGGGAAGAGCTTTTAAAAAAATATGATAGAAATATTGTGAATGCATCCACAAGGATAAATTCGTCAAACAATTTGTGCCTAGAAGTTGTTTACAATGGTTCTGATGAATTGCATTTTTTATTGGAAGAAATAAAAGCATTACCATTAGCGACAAAAGTCGATTGGTCAGAACAAGTTACTATGATTGGTGACAATTTATCTGCGATAATAAAAAATACACTTGCTGACAGACTGGATGAAATTCAAGCATCCAAGATACTAGCCTAA
- a CDS encoding magnesium transporter CorA family protein: MSKTQFLYFGPNGISYLGDKSQSKHTGDKLWIDIQDPSPEDLEFIKQKYNLDEDSIKITEQLAKRPQVRILDGCIFSILLDIKYKTLKKLMVHGIYIYIGNDWLVTIHTSEVDILSPIKHVMEKKNKRLLDSNILAIYYTIIDEILGRYEQLLTSVELTIIDFEQKSLIKRTSKGMLEYLDMVTRQLLIIRRHFWYTRDMINFLLHMQDDVSKELRYLKIAYDDITQIINLIESYGDTINSTRDLYLANISLQLNDTMRILTIFSVILMPLTLIAGVYGMNVLDLTKLGDIPSGFAIVMISMIIITLLLLLFFKQKRWILDNNKKDGALAYE, translated from the coding sequence TTGTCAAAAACTCAATTTCTTTACTTTGGTCCAAATGGCATAAGCTATCTAGGAGACAAATCGCAATCAAAACATACAGGCGATAAGTTGTGGATAGATATACAGGATCCATCCCCAGAGGATTTGGAGTTTATTAAACAGAAGTATAATCTGGATGAGGATAGTATCAAGATCACAGAACAACTAGCTAAAAGACCACAGGTCAGAATATTGGACGGATGTATCTTTAGCATACTTTTAGATATTAAGTACAAGACTCTCAAAAAACTCATGGTTCACGGGATCTATATTTACATAGGAAACGATTGGCTAGTAACGATACATACATCTGAAGTTGATATCCTTAGTCCGATAAAACATGTAATGGAGAAGAAAAATAAAAGACTTTTAGATTCAAATATTCTAGCCATATACTATACCATAATTGATGAAATCTTAGGAAGATACGAACAACTTTTAACTTCAGTCGAACTTACAATTATTGATTTTGAACAAAAGTCTTTGATCAAAAGGACGTCTAAGGGTATGCTCGAATATTTAGATATGGTTACTAGACAACTACTCATTATTAGAAGACATTTCTGGTACACTCGAGATATGATTAATTTTCTATTACACATGCAAGACGACGTGAGTAAAGAATTGAGATATTTGAAGATAGCCTACGATGACATTACTCAAATAATCAATTTGATAGAATCATATGGTGATACAATAAACTCCACAAGAGATTTGTACCTTGCCAACATATCACTACAACTCAATGATACAATGCGAATATTAACTATTTTTAGTGTGATCCTTATGCCGTTGACTTTGATTGCCGGGGTGTATGGGATGAACGTATTGGATTTAACAAAACTGGGTGATATACCTTCAGGGTTTGCGATCGTAATGATATCTATGATAATTATCACATTGTTGCTATTACTATTCTTTAAGCAGAAACGTTGGATACTTGACAACAATAAAAAGGATGGTGCTTTGGCATATGAGTAA
- a CDS encoding diacylglycerol/lipid kinase family protein: MSVKSIVIVNPNSKGGQTGKNWESIKSILQKYFGSDLEFVFTKKSGDGTLITRSYLEKGYNNIIPIGGDGMINEVSNGFFKYISNDKFDDVDLMTAEYDKILTLTELEQIDGDCTLTILPGGTRNVLVRSLGFPQDFAECCKYLSESTTTRMVDIISCVAKTSTENFAGNQFRVFLNAAEIGLGAEIIEKGKIVRDQISSRILSTITSIVATLPVYKSNVCQIIEGSTLDHKIVNSLTTKMTMGMVSNGSFLGGGFQVATRADVADGLLDTIVIKNSDSFKILQKLVNIKKGEEAIDNENDIYYGQSQTVSWLTELQNNVTVSLDGEPVGILPAFFRVHPKFIKVRM, encoded by the coding sequence ATGTCAGTCAAATCAATTGTTATAGTCAATCCTAATTCCAAAGGGGGGCAAACCGGAAAAAACTGGGAATCTATCAAGAGTATTTTACAAAAATATTTTGGAAGTGATCTAGAGTTTGTGTTTACAAAAAAATCAGGTGATGGGACGCTAATTACAAGAAGCTATTTGGAAAAGGGTTATAATAACATTATTCCTATCGGAGGAGACGGCATGATTAATGAAGTTAGTAACGGGTTCTTTAAATACATTAGTAACGATAAATTTGATGACGTCGATTTAATGACTGCAGAGTATGACAAAATACTTACTTTGACAGAGTTGGAACAGATTGATGGCGACTGCACATTGACAATCCTTCCTGGCGGAACACGCAATGTACTAGTGAGGTCTCTTGGGTTTCCACAGGATTTTGCAGAATGCTGTAAATACTTGAGCGAATCGACAACAACTCGAATGGTTGATATCATCAGTTGTGTTGCTAAAACAAGTACAGAAAATTTTGCAGGAAATCAGTTTAGGGTCTTTTTAAATGCTGCAGAAATAGGATTGGGAGCTGAAATCATTGAAAAAGGAAAAATAGTAAGAGATCAAATCAGTAGCCGAATTTTATCTACAATTACAAGCATTGTAGCTACCTTACCAGTTTACAAGAGCAATGTATGTCAAATAATAGAAGGATCCACATTAGATCATAAAATTGTAAACAGCCTTACCACAAAAATGACCATGGGAATGGTGTCAAATGGCAGTTTTTTGGGCGGAGGGTTTCAAGTTGCCACTAGGGCTGATGTTGCAGACGGGTTATTAGACACTATTGTTATCAAAAATTCGGATAGTTTCAAAATATTGCAAAAACTTGTAAATATAAAGAAAGGGGAAGAGGCAATAGACAATGAAAATGATATTTACTACGGCCAATCCCAAACCGTCAGCTGGTTGACTGAACTTCAGAATAACGTTACGGTCAGTCTTGACGGTGAGCCGGTGGGTATCCTCCCTGCCTTTTTTAGAGTGCATCCCAAATTCATTAAAGTTAGGATGTAA
- a CDS encoding Lrp/AsnC family transcriptional regulator has translation MVKTDELVILFGLINQRGKLADNVIAKIDGIDNEIIALLLVGKNNKQISTKIKIPLSTVQRRVRKLIADELITFNSQINFERFGFKVGMLHIYLLDGDFVKISEKLKDLEGITSVEIHIGNSDLIAHVVYKHSMDLLELIGKVKSFEKIEKIVWSERIYRIQSDNAPILPDPRR, from the coding sequence ATGGTTAAAACTGACGAACTAGTTATATTATTTGGGTTGATAAATCAAAGAGGCAAGTTAGCTGACAATGTAATTGCGAAGATAGACGGAATAGATAATGAAATAATAGCCCTTCTATTAGTCGGGAAAAACAACAAACAAATATCAACAAAAATCAAGATTCCCTTAAGTACAGTTCAGAGAAGAGTACGAAAATTGATAGCTGATGAACTGATAACTTTTAATTCCCAAATAAATTTTGAAAGGTTTGGTTTCAAAGTTGGAATGTTACATATTTATCTATTGGATGGAGACTTTGTCAAAATATCGGAAAAATTAAAGGATTTAGAAGGAATAACATCAGTCGAGATTCATATTGGTAATTCTGATCTGATAGCCCATGTTGTTTATAAACATAGTATGGATCTACTTGAACTAATAGGAAAAGTAAAATCATTTGAAAAGATTGAAAAGATTGTTTGGTCTGAGAGAATATACAGGATTCAATCTGATAACGCCCCCATACTGCCAGACCCAAGGCGATAA
- a CDS encoding response regulator, with translation MAKSSISIVVVDDEIELANLFKVYFHKAGFDAVSFTDPLMALDFIRNNAKEFTLLLTDLRMPLMSGIELAREIRKTNNKMKIILITAFMTADLIDDENFKNARIDSVVQKPVRFSSLKESIAQVLNQPLKN, from the coding sequence ATGGCAAAGTCGTCAATCTCGATAGTTGTTGTAGATGACGAAATTGAGTTGGCAAATCTTTTCAAAGTCTATTTTCATAAGGCAGGATTTGATGCAGTATCTTTCACAGATCCTCTTATGGCACTAGATTTCATAAGAAATAACGCCAAAGAATTTACTTTGCTTCTTACCGATCTTCGTATGCCTCTTATGTCAGGTATAGAATTAGCTCGAGAGATAAGAAAAACAAATAATAAAATGAAAATTATCTTGATCACAGCATTCATGACGGCGGATTTGATTGATGATGAAAACTTTAAGAATGCAAGAATTGATAGCGTAGTACAAAAACCGGTCAGATTTTCCAGTTTAAAGGAATCGATTGCACAGGTGTTAAACCAACCCTTGAAAAATTAA
- the ilvA gene encoding threonine ammonia-lyase codes for MSSLFDVSKIIEAHKQLAKLNIRKTDLIRSATFSDVTKSDIYLKLECLQKTGSFKVRGAMLKITNLSDDLKKQGVIAASAGNHAQAVAFASSIQNISSIIVMPKNASPSKILATRSYGAKVILEGNNYDESAEYVEDYAKKENKTVIPAFDDPEIIAGQGTIGLEIVEELADVDEIYVPVGGGGLISGIAMAVKSSHPKVKIIGVESTAFPTMRESIKKKKILKLSTGHTIADGISIKTPSNLTFELVKKYVDEIVLVDDQSIVKTMFLLMERSKIVAEAAGAASLAYLISSPKPRRKDKKVVSIVSGGNVDMYLLGQIVSKGLMQTGRLLKIFVDLPDKPGALKKIVDEITKANINIVEVEHDRLSTNVPAGTAGVYLSLELENREKSKTLIDLFKKEKIAFNILK; via the coding sequence ATTTCTTCTTTATTTGATGTCTCAAAAATAATCGAAGCACACAAACAACTAGCTAAACTAAATATTCGAAAAACAGATCTTATAAGATCTGCAACATTTTCTGATGTTACAAAGAGTGATATTTATCTGAAACTAGAATGCTTACAAAAAACTGGATCCTTTAAAGTTAGAGGTGCAATGCTAAAGATAACTAACCTTTCAGATGATCTGAAAAAACAGGGTGTAATTGCAGCATCAGCGGGTAATCATGCACAGGCTGTAGCATTTGCTTCTTCGATTCAAAATATATCTAGTATAATTGTTATGCCAAAGAACGCATCCCCAAGTAAGATACTTGCAACTAGATCTTATGGAGCTAAGGTAATACTTGAGGGAAACAATTATGATGAATCAGCAGAGTATGTAGAGGATTATGCTAAAAAAGAAAACAAGACTGTAATCCCGGCTTTTGATGATCCGGAAATAATTGCAGGTCAAGGTACTATAGGCTTGGAAATAGTAGAAGAACTAGCAGATGTTGATGAGATATATGTTCCTGTTGGCGGTGGTGGGCTTATTTCCGGTATTGCAATGGCGGTGAAATCGTCTCATCCAAAAGTCAAAATAATTGGCGTTGAATCGACAGCATTTCCTACAATGAGAGAATCAATTAAGAAGAAGAAAATATTGAAGCTTTCCACAGGGCATACAATAGCAGACGGTATATCTATTAAAACTCCAAGCAATTTGACATTTGAGCTTGTGAAAAAATATGTCGATGAGATCGTATTAGTTGATGATCAATCTATCGTTAAAACTATGTTCCTACTTATGGAGAGATCAAAAATAGTTGCAGAAGCCGCTGGAGCTGCTTCTTTAGCATATCTTATTTCATCACCCAAACCCCGAAGGAAAGATAAAAAAGTCGTGTCAATTGTCTCTGGAGGAAATGTTGACATGTATTTACTTGGACAGATAGTTTCAAAAGGGCTTATGCAAACCGGAAGATTACTAAAGATTTTTGTAGATTTGCCCGATAAACCTGGGGCACTAAAAAAAATTGTAGATGAGATAACAAAAGCCAATATTAACATTGTAGAAGTTGAGCATGATCGATTAAGCACAAATGTTCCCGCTGGAACTGCAGGGGTGTATTTGAGTCTTGAACTTGAAAATAGGGAAAAATCCAAAACTCTGATAGATTTGTTTAAAAAAGAGAAAATTGCTTTTAATATATTAAAATAA